CAGCATCGCCTGGGTGGGATTGCTGTGATCAATGCCCACACGAATCTGCCTCGTGGCAGTATCTGGCTCTACGGCGCTGGGTTCCTGGGAGCTACAGGCAATAAGCACAGGGCTGGCAACAAGCAGCGCTGCAGATGCGCCACCGAGTGATCGAGTGTTGAAGTGCACCTTGGGCAACAGCGCCTCCCTTGGGTTAGAAAAACTTTTGCGCTGTTTTAGTCTAGCGGCAGTGTGGCCACCTACCGCCGTCGTGGCCCTAGCCCTGCTCGGACTCCGGGCGTGCGCGGCGCTGATGTTCGGTGGTGCCAGCGTGGTGCTTGCGGCCACCGCTACGCAGGAATTCCGCGATGCGGTCGCGGGCTTCTGGGGCCTTGGCGGGGCTGCACAATACGTCGTAGCGCCCGGCAACAATCTGCGTGGAGCTTGCAAAATCGCGCTTGCCGCGGCTTGCGGCATACGGCACCGCGGTGAGCACCAGGCCGAAGATGATGCCCATGAAAATGCCGGTAAAGATCGCAGAGAGCCAATCGGTGCTCATCAATCCAAGCAGCAGGCCGAAAAAGAGGCCGAGCCAAGCACCAGAGGCCGCGCCACTAAGGAGCACCCTGCCCCAGCTCAACTTGCCAATGACCTTTTCTACCTGCATCAAATCCACACCAACGATGGTGAGTTCTTCTACCGCGAAATTGCGATCCGAAAGCATATCTACTGCCTCTTGGGCCTCGGCGTAGGTTTCAAAAGAGCCAACTGGCCAGCCTTCGGGGCGCTGAGGATCGCGTTGGAAGCCTCGCTGTTGCTGCGGCAGGGTCATAGTGCAGATATTCCTTAACTTGTCTGTGGGGTGCTTGCTTGTATGTCTCTACTACCCCAACGCCGCTGGCGTGCAAGAAGTTCCCTTCTAACAGCCTGAAGGCCCGGGCAATAAGCAGTGGCCTCGGGTGGCATGGATGGCTGAGCAAGTGCAACGCGGAAAGGAACACCCCGCGGCTGGGAGCTTCTGCGTGGCCGGGCTACCGCTGCCCAATCTTTGGTGCTGTTAGCCGCCTGCCTTGGCTGCTTGAGGCTTACTTCGGCATGGCTCTGTCAAGCACGTAGACTGTGTTTTTATGAGTGAAGTGACGCGTGTGTACGCCGGACGTTTGGCCGGCATGGTGGTCCGTGGCCCAGACACCGACGCGATTGGCAGGGTGCGCGATGTGATTGTCAACGTCCGCCCTGTAGGCCAGGTGTCTCGGGTGATGGGGCTGGTAGTAGAGATGATGAATAAACGTCGCATCTTCTTACCCATGCTGCGCATCGCCGCGATTGAACCCCAAGAAATCACCCTAGTGTCTGGTTCAGTCTCGCTTCGCGCCTTTAAGGCCCGCACCGGTGAGATGTCGGTGCTTTCCGACATTATCGGTTCTCGCGTCCACGTCGATGATCCCGAACTTGATCAGCTCCACGGCAAGGCTGTGGAGGTCGCTGACGTTGAATTAGAACGCACCCGCTCCCGCGATTGGGTGATCGCTAGGGTGGCCGGCATTAGTAACCGCCCGAAGTTTGGTCGCCGCCCTGAGCTGCACACCATTCCTTGGAATTATGTGCACGGCATTGCCCCTGCAGGAACTGAAGCAGAGTATGCCACCGCCGAGATGATCTCGGATTTCAAGGAGATGCGCCCGGCCGACGTTGCCAGCACCCTCTATGAGCTCCCCGAACGCCAGCGCCTCCAAGTTGCCGGTGAGCTGGATGATGAATTGCTTGCAGACGTCCTCCAGGAGCTTTCCGAGGAACGCCAGGCAGAGCTGTTAGAAACACTCGATATTGAGCGCGCTGCCGACGTGCTCGAAGAGATGGACCCCGACGACGCAGCCGACCTCCTCGGTGAGCTGCCCGATGATAAAGCCGATGTGCTGCTGGAACTGATGGATCCAGAAGAATCAGCCCCGGTGCGTCGCTTGATGAGCTTTAGCCCCGATACCGTGGGTGCGCTGATGACTCCCGAGCCTTTAATTCTGCCCCCACAAACCACGGTGGCAGAGGCATTAGCCCATGCGCGCAATCCTGATCTGCCAAGTTCGCTTGCCAGCATGGTGTTTGTGGTGCGCCCGCCCACAGCCACCCCAACGGGCAAGTACTTAGGCTGCGTGCACCTGCAAAAGCTGTTGCGTGAGCCTCCGAGTGAGCTGATTTCTGGCATTCTCGATCCTGATCTTCCGCCGCTGTATGCCGATGATTCCCAGGAGACTGCGGCGCGCTACTTCGCCACCTATAACCTGGTGTGCGGCCCGGTGATCGACGAAGACGATCACCTGCTTGGTGCGGTGGCGGTGGATGACTTGATCGACCACCTCTTGCCAGAAAACTGGCGTGACGCCGGCATCAGGCCTGAGACAAGCACAAACGCAATCAAGGAGGTCTAAGCCATGGCAGAGTTCAACCGCTCCGACCTGGACACTCCCTACCTAAAGCAGCGTCGCAATCCCTTCAAAATTGACGACGATGCCGTGGGTGCTTATGCCGAGAAGGTGGCACGCTTTTTCGGCACCGGCTCCTATTTGATGTGGCAGACCGTTTTTGTGGTCTTGTGGATCATCTTGAACATGGGTGTGTTCGCCTTCCAGTGGGACCCCTACCCCTTCATCTTGCTCAACCTCGCCTTTTCTACGCAGGCCGCCTACGCCGCGCCGCTGATCTTGTTGGCTCAAAACCGCCAAGAAGACCGCGACCGCATCTCACTGAATGAGGATCGCAGGCGTGCCTTCGAAACCAAGGCAGATACTGAGTTCACCACCCGTGAGCTTGCAGGTTTGCGCTTGGCTATTGGCGAGCTTGTCACCCGCGATTATCTGCGCCACGAGCTAGAAGATGTGCAAAACATGCTCGAGCGCCTTGAGGCCAAGCTTGACGACGAAGCCGCTGCCCGCATTGCCTTGATGCACACCTTGAACGAAACTGGCCACGAAGATCTTTCCGACCCCATCCAGGGCGACTTGGCCGAAGATCACAAACACGATCACTAAATAAGAAGAACATTAATGAGTACCTCTTTGAGCGAAGCTGATATCCGCGCAGCACTAGCAACCGTTGAAGATCCCGAGATCGGCAAACCCCTGACCGAGCTCGGGATGGTGAAGTCCATCGAGATCGATGGCGACCATGTGCATGCGGTGATCTATTTGACCATCGCCGGCTGCCCCATGAAATCCACGCTGGTCAATGATTCCCGCGAGGCCATCGCTGCAGTGGAAGGCGTGGGCTCTGTGGAAGTCACCACCGATGTGATGAGCGATGAGCAGCGCAAGCAACTGCGCCAGCAACTTCGCGGCGGCGTAGATGAGCCCGTGATCCCCTTCGCACAGCCTGACTCCACCACCCGCGTTTTTGCGGTGGCATCGGGCAAAGGTGGCGTGGGTAAATCCTCCATGACGGTCAACCTTGCTGCAGCACTGGCCGCCAAGGGGCTTTCTGTTGGTGTGCTAGACGCCGATATCTATGGCCACTCGGTACCCGGCATGCTCGGCTCTGAAGATCGCCCGCATGCGGTAGACGATATGATCATGCCCCCGCAGGCCCATGGGGTGAAGCTGATTTCTATTGCTCACTTCGTAGAAGGCAACGCCCCCGTGGTGTGGCGCGGGCCGATGCTGCACCGCGCCATCCAGCAGTTCCTCGGTGATGTGTTCTGGGGCGAGCTAGATATCCTGCTCCTCGACTTGCCACCGGGCACTGGCGATATCGCCATCTCTGTCGCCCAACTAGTGCCCAATGCCGAGTTGCTGGTGGTGACCACCCCGCAGGCGGCTGCCGCGGAGGTAGCAGAGCGCGCGGGCTCGATCAGCATGCAAACGCAGCAAAAGGTTGCCGGCGTGATTGAGAATATGGCGGCTATGGTGATGCCCGATGGCTCGCTCATGGAAGTCTTTGGCTCAGGCGGCGGCCAGATGCTCAGCGAGCGCCTCCAGCGCCTCACCGGCACCGAGGTGCCCCTGCTAGGCAGCGTGCCGCTGGATCCGCAGCTTCGCGAGGGCGGCGATTCGGGCACCCCGATTGTGCTCTCCCAGCCCGATAGCCCCACCGCACAGGCCATCCAGGCCATTGCGGATAGCTTGCAGGTGCGAAAAGAATCGCTTGCGGGTAAATCCCTAAACTTAGGTGTTAGCCGCAAGTAAAAAAGTGGCAGCGCTTAGGTAATATCGTCCCAGCTAAACGTCGGTTTTTGCACCGGAGGCTGGGGCGATTGCTCTTGTGGCTGGCTCTGCTGCTGTTGCTGCTGTTGGGGTGCTGGTGCAGCCTGCTCATTGGCTGCCTGATTATTGTGCTGCTGCTGGCGATAGGCCTGCCCCACGGTGGGTTCCGACATGATCTTTTTTGGATCAAAGCTATCCATGAAGGACTCGTCTTCGTCGAAAAGCACCCTGGCAATAGCGCCTTTGGGCCCCATGCTGCGTAATTTGGTGATCTGCCCAATGGGCTTTTGCAGTTCCTGGAATTCTTGGCCAAATTCGCCGTTGAGTTCGGCTTTCGCATTGTTGATGGCCTTGCGGGCTGCGTAGATCGCGGCCTTGACGTCCTCGATCAGCCCAGGCAGACGCTCTGGGCCGACAATGATGAGTCCGAGTACCAGGAGAAAGAGAATCTCTCCCCAACCAATGTTGGAAAACACAGCAACTACTGTACTTCCCTTCGTGCCATCGTGCTGCCCTGGGGTCTAGCAACACCTTTTTTGTAGCAAGTCCCGCGGTTTGGGTCAGAAGCACCCGCCTTGCCAGGGTGCTAGTGATTGCTCGGGCGCTAGTGATCGCGATGTTCTTGGCGCAAATATTTCAGCTTCTTGCTGGCGTGTTCAAACTTAGCCCGAAGCGATAAGCGCTCCTGGATCAATTCCTCGGCACCTGGGCCTTCGGGGCAGCTCGTGGCGATAGACTGCAGGCGATCTAAAAGCCGGGCAGGTGCTTGCACGTTATCTTGTTTGCAACTTCGAAGCCGCTGCGAGGCGAGCCTTTGGCGCTCAACTTCTGCGCGACATTCCTGGCAATGCACCAGGTGCACATGCACGCGGTGTTTGGCCACAGAACTGAGTTCTTCATCGACAAACGCCGCGACGGCTTCGGGGCTTGGGTGATCGGTGGAGGAAAAGCGCTTGCTATTGGGAGTGTGTTCTAAAAACGCCACCGGGGTTTCCTCCTTACACCTTCGATCTCAGCGGCCACGTATTTCACACGCGGTGTGCAACCTTATGCACCATGTGGCACCCATCGTAGCGATGATGAAGGCAAGCTGCCCGTGATGGCGAAAACACCGGACACAAAACCCGCCTGGCATTGCAAACGCGCAGCAAAAGCGCAGCCAGGAGGCGTTAAAGGTGGAGTTAGCTTGCGGGGATAAGCAGTTGGGCTTCTTCGTTTTCTTCTGCCGCGCGCTCTAGCGAGGCACGCAACTGGGAGCGCCCGCGGTGAATGCGCGAACGCACCGTGCCCATTTTCACGCCCAAGGTGGCGGCGATTTCTTCGTAGCTCAAACCCACCACATCACACAGCACGACTGCCACGCGGAAATCCGGGCCGAGCTCGTCGAGTGCCTGCTGGAGCACCGGGTCGAGGTTAGCCACGCTAAAGGCTTGTTCCGGGGTCATCTCGGTGCCGGGGACGCGCTCATAATCTTCCGGCAGCGCCTCCATGCGGATACGAGCGCGGTGGCGAACCATATCCAAAAACAGGTTGGTGGTAATGCGGTGCAGCCAGCCTTCGAAGGTGCCTGGCTGGTAGTTCTTCAGCGAGCGGAATACTCGCATGAAGGTTTCTTGGGTGAGGTCTTCTGCGTCTTGCTGGTTACCCGAAAGGCGAAAGGCGAGGCGATACACGCTATCGGCGTGTTCTGCTACTAACTCTGCCCAGGTTGGCATGGCACCTTCACCGGCATCAAAGGCTGCTGTACCACTGAGCGTTTCCGCCTCGTTGTGTTCAACATCCCAGGAGTCAATGATGGCTGCCGAGTCGTTTCGGGTTGCTCGCATGTGCAAGATTGTGCCGGAGTTGTCTAGAGAAAACCAACCAAGAAACTGCATTTTCCCTGTGAATCTCAGAATCGTTGTGCAAGCGTTATATTTTGTACCCAAAATTGTGAAATGTACCCACCATTCCACCACTCCTGCCGCCCCGACCCAATCCACCGCCGTGGCGCCAAAAGGCTTGCAGTAGTGGATAAACGCCAAAGTGGCGTCACAATTTTCCCAACAATCACTTGCGTGCCTAACCTTTGGCCTCTCGCGCAGGTCTACCCCACAACACCTCGTTGAACACCTAGAATTCCCAACTGTGAATGCCATGCTCCGCGAGTACATCGAATCTACTAACCGCAGCTCCGAGGCGCTCGACCACGCCATCGCCGAAGCCAAGGAAGTTGGGCTTAACACCCCCGACGCCATGACGGGTCAGCTCCTGCAAACCCTTGCTGTAACCACCGGCGCCCACGGCCTGGTTGCCATCACCCCGGCTGCCGATGTTGCAGGCCTATACATGCTCGCAGGCGCCAGCGACAAGGCGGTGCTGACCTGCATCGACCCAGAACCCGAGCACCAGCAACGGGCAAAGGCCACCTTCCGCAGCGCAGGCTATCCCAGCCAGCGCGTTCGCTTCTTGCCTTCTCGCCCACTAGAGGTGCTTGGGCGCCTTGCCAACAACAGCTACCAGGTCATTTTTGCCGAAGTCTCCCCCATGGATCTTTCGGCCTTGGTGGATGCCGCGTTGCCACTGCTCAGCGATGGCGGCGTCTTGCTGCTTGCCGACGCCCTCCTCGACGGCACCATCAGCGACTCAAGCAGGATCGACCGCGATACCCTCGGGGCGCGCGAAGCCGATCAGCACATCCTTGGCCTCGAAGGCGTTGTGGTAGCCAGGCTTCCCCTTGGTGCGGGCCTGACCATGATTAGCAAGTGCCGCGATTAGCAACGACTCTTTGAGCACAACACAAGGCTCCAGCGCGAATCGCGCTGGAGCCTTGTTGCGGTGTGAGCAGGGGCTGAACTATTGGTGTTCTACCACCTGGTTTTTACCCACCACCACAACGCCACCGGGGCTTACGGCAAAGCGCTGAGCATCTCGCTCGGGTTCCACACCGATGAGGGTGCCATCGGAGATCACCACGTTTTTATCCAAGATGGCGTGGCGGACCACAGCGCCCTTACCAATGCGCACACCGGGCATGAGCACGGAGCCTTCCACGGTGGCACCTTCTTCTACCACCACATCGGTGGAGAGCACGGAGTTACGCACCGTTGCCGCAGAGATGATCGAGCCCTGGCCCACCATGGAGCTTTGGGCAATACCACCTTGAATGAACTTTGCCGGGGGCAGTTCGTCAGTATCGGTGGAGCGGATCGGCCACTTGCGGTTGTAGAGGTTGAAAATGGGGTGCACAGAGATCAGGTCCATGTGTGCCTCATAGAAGGCGTCGATGGTACCTACATCGCGCCAGTAGGCACGGTCACGCTCGGTGGAACCGGGCACCACGTTTTTGTTGAAGTCGTAGACATTCGCCTCACCCTTTTCTACGAAATACGGGATGATGTCGCCGCCCATATCGTGGGTGGAATCGGGATTGGATTCATCGTCTTTGAGCGCCTTGATCAGTGCGTCGGTGCTAAAGACGTAGTTGCCCATCGAGGCATAGGTCATCTCTGGGTCATCGGGAGTACCGGGCGGATCTGCCGGCTTTTCTAGGAATTCGGTGATGTTGTTGTCATCATTTGCCTGGATACAACCAAACGCAGATGCCTCAGAACGCGGCACTCGGATACCGGCCACAGTGACAGACTTACCCGAGGCAATGTGGTCTTCTACCATCTGCGATGGGTCCATGCGGTAGACGTGATCGGCACCAAAGACGATCACATAGTCGGGCTTTTCGTCGTAGATCAGGTTCAAGGACTGCAAAATTGCATCCGCAGAACCCTGATACCAGCGCTTACCCAGGCGCTGCTGGGCAGGCACAGAGGCAATGTATTGGCTGGTAGGCCCGGTGAACTGCCAGGATTGAGAGATATGGCGATCCAGTGAGTGCGACTTGTACTGCGTCAGCACACAGATCTTCATATAACCGGCATTCACCATATTTGACAGCACGAAATCAATGAGGCGATACACGCCGCCAAAAGGCACGGCGGGCTTCGCGCGGTCTTCGGTCAAGGGAAATAGGCGCTTGCCTTCGCCACCGGCAAGCACGATTGCTAGGACGTTTGGTTGGCTCTTCACGTTCCCCAATTTAGGCGCTAAAAGTAATTCCTGCTAAAGAAACGATAAATTGCGACTTAAACCATAGACAGGACGCCCCACAATCGGCATAACCCGTTTAGGCTTGCTAACTATGAAGGTTGCAATGCTCACCAAGGAATATCCACCCGAGATCTATGGCGGTGCCGGTGTGCACGTCACCGAACTCACCCGCTATATGCGCAAACTCGCCCACGTCGATGTGCACTGCATGGGCGGGCCTCGCGATGAACAAGACGTGTACGTCTACGGCGTCGACGAAGCACTCAAAGATGCCAACCCGGCCGTCAAAACCCTTTCCACCGGCTTAAGAATGGCCGAGGGCCTAGGCGATGCCGAAGTGGCCCACTCCCACACCTGGTACGCAGGTCTTGGCGGCCACGTGGGCGGTTTGCTCCATGGCATCCCGCATGTGGCCACCGCTCACTCCCTGGAGCCCGATCGCCCGTGGAAGCGCGAGCAGCTCGGTGGCGGCTATGACATTTCTTCTTGGTCTGAGAAAAACACCATGGAATACGCCGATGCGGTGATTGCGGTATCGGCAAAGATGAAAGAGGCGATTCTCAAGGCCTACCCGCGTATTGATGAAGACCGCGTGAAGGTCGTGCTCAACGGCATTGACACCCAACTGTGGCAACCGCGTCCCACCTTTGATGATGCCGAAGATTCCGTCTTGCGCGAGCTAGGTGTGCGCCAGGATCAGCCGATTGTGAGCTTTGTTGGGCGCATTACCCGCCAAAAGGGCGTGGAGCACCTGGTCAAGGCCGCACGGCACTTTGATGAAGGCGTGCAGCTCGTGTTGTGCGCAGGCGCACCCGATACCCCGGAGATTGCCAAGCGCACCAGCGAGTTGGTGCATCAATTGCAGGCAGAACGCGATGGCATCGTGTGGGTCCAAGAGATGCTGCCAAAAGAAAAGATCCAAGAAATCTTGACCGCCTCGGATGCCTTTGTGTGCCCTTCGATTTATGAGCCACTGGGCATTGTCAACCTCGAGGCCATGGCCTGTGCTACTGCCGTAGTGGCCTCTGATGTGGGAGGTATTCCCGAGGTTGTAGCCGATGGCAAGACTGGCACCCTGGTGCATTACGATGCCGAGGATGCCACCACCTTCGAGCGCGATCTTGCCCAGGCCGTCAATGCCATGGTGGCCGATCGCAAACGTGCTGAGGCCTTCGGCATTGCCGGACGTGAGCGTGCCGTCGATACCTTCTCTTGGGCAAATATCGCGGAACAAACCATCGAGGTATATAAGTCCGTGATGTAGGCCTTGGGCTGCAGTGTGACTGCAAGATTTATCTGGCGCGACTATCCTCGGGCGGCATGAGTGACAACCATCCGCTCAGGATTTCGCGCCATACGATTTTTCAAAGCTCGTTAATGACTGCCCTCCTTGACGGCATCTACGACGGCGAGCTCAGCATCGGCGAGCTTTTAGGCCACGGCAACTTCGGCATTGGCACCTTCAATGCCCTAGATGGCGAGATGATGATCATCGACGGGGTGTGCTACCAACTCCGCGGTGATGGCTCGGCACAAACCGCCACCCTGGATCAGCTCAGCCCCTTTGCCATCGCCACGAATTTTGTGCCGCGCCTGCGACTCGATGCACCCCGCAATCTTCGACGCAGCGAATTAAGCGAGTTCATCACCTCGCATTTACCCAGTGAAAACTTCATGTACGCGGTGCGCATCAGTGGCCACTTCCAGGAAGTGAAGGTGCGCACGGTAAGCAAACAGCAACGTCCCTATCGCCCGATGACCGAGGCAACGATGGACGATAAGGAGCTGGAATTCCACGATGTGCATGGCATCGTCGGTGGTTTTCGCACCCCGGTGTATGAAAAGGGCATTGGCGTGCCCGGCTGCCATGTGCACTTTGTAGATGATGCCCGCAGCAAGGGCGGGCATGTACTCGACTTCACCCTCAGTGAGGGCACGATCGAGGTGTGCCCCGGCACCGACCTAGAACTGCGTTTGCCCCTTACCCAAGAGTTTTCTGAGGCCAGCTTGGCCCCGGAAGACCTTGACCAACAAATCCACGACACCGAAGTGAAATCTTAAAAAGAGGCTACAGATCATGGCTTATCGTCCCGAACTCCACGTCACCCCAGAGATTGGCATCCTTGATGCTCCCGCCGGAGCGCTGTTCGACGGCACCCACTGGCATATCTTTACCCAGTTCAGGCCCACCCCGGACGCAGGTGCGCGGTGGTCGCACCAAATTGCAGAAGGCTCCCCGCTGAACTGGGAGATCTGTGATGATGTGCTCGCACCCCAAGGTGAGGAAATCAAGGTGCGCGCGGGTTCGGTGGTGCAGGCGGGCGTTACCACGCTGTTGTATTACACCTCGGTAAGCCCCGTAGGCGATCAGGTGCATGTGGCAAGTATTGAGGATTTGGAAGCCACCACGGAGTTTGTCAGCGACGAAGGCTCTGCGGTGGATCAAAATGTGCAGCACCGCGGTGTGGTCTTAGATGATCGCGATGGGTTTTATAATTTCCGCTCCCCCAGCGTGCGCGCTGCTTTCTTAGAAGGCGATGAGCAATCCGGGTGGCTGATGCTTGCAGTAAGCGGCAGCATGGATGCCCCTGAGCTTGTGTTGCTGGACTCCGAAGATGGCCTTGATTGGAAGGTTCGCGGCCCGCTGACCTTGGCAGGCAATACCGGCTTAGAAGGTGAGCGGCTGGTTGCTCCTCGATTGATTCGCCTGAAAGATCAGGTTGATGGGCAGCTTTACGACGTCCTCGTGCTCACCATCGAACGCCAGGGCATCGATATCTCTGGCTACCTTGTGGGCAAACTTGAGCGCACTACCTTTGAGGCTTTCAGCCCCTTCCAGCGCATCGATTTCGGCCATGATTTCACCCGCCCCAGGATCACCTCGGTGCCATCGGCGGTAGGTGAGCGCATGGGCGAGCGCTATAACAGCACCACCTTGTTTGGGTTTATGAATGGCCGCGGCCGCAACGATCACCCGCAGCGCCACCGCACCTACATCGAAGATGGCTGGGCCAACTGCCTTGCACTGCCCCGAGAAGCCACGCTGCAAAACCGTCGCCTCTACCAAACCCCACCAGCAGGGCTGTGGGAGGCCGTGGAATTAAGCGACCGCGCAGCGCTGTGGACAGCGGTGCTGGATGTGCCCACCGGGGAATCCGTATCGGTGGAGTTGGTGGATTCTCAAGGCGATGTGGCCGCAGTGATCACCCACCGAGGCGACCATCTCGCACTTGATCGATCGATGAATAAGATCCACCAGGGCGATCCGGTGGCTGAGGCAGAATTACACGAAGACGACACCGATGCCATCACCATCGTCGTTGATGGCCCTACCGTTGAAGTATTTGCCGATGGCGGCCAAGTGGCTATGGCATCGAGGGTGTTCTTTGAAGGGGTCTGCAGCCAATTTAGGG
This window of the Corynebacterium pseudopelargi genome carries:
- a CDS encoding O-methyltransferase — encoded protein: MLREYIESTNRSSEALDHAIAEAKEVGLNTPDAMTGQLLQTLAVTTGAHGLVAITPAADVAGLYMLAGASDKAVLTCIDPEPEHQQRAKATFRSAGYPSQRVRFLPSRPLEVLGRLANNSYQVIFAEVSPMDLSALVDAALPLLSDGGVLLLADALLDGTISDSSRIDRDTLGAREADQHILGLEGVVVARLPLGAGLTMISKCRD
- a CDS encoding DUF1003 domain-containing protein; translated protein: MAEFNRSDLDTPYLKQRRNPFKIDDDAVGAYAEKVARFFGTGSYLMWQTVFVVLWIILNMGVFAFQWDPYPFILLNLAFSTQAAYAAPLILLAQNRQEDRDRISLNEDRRRAFETKADTEFTTRELAGLRLAIGELVTRDYLRHELEDVQNMLERLEAKLDDEAAARIALMHTLNETGHEDLSDPIQGDLAEDHKHDH
- a CDS encoding general stress protein, which codes for MTLPQQQRGFQRDPQRPEGWPVGSFETYAEAQEAVDMLSDRNFAVEELTIVGVDLMQVEKVIGKLSWGRVLLSGAASGAWLGLFFGLLLGLMSTDWLSAIFTGIFMGIIFGLVLTAVPYAASRGKRDFASSTQIVAGRYDVLCSPAKAPEARDRIAEFLRSGGRKHHAGTTEHQRRARPESEQG
- a CDS encoding GH32 C-terminal domain-containing protein is translated as MAYRPELHVTPEIGILDAPAGALFDGTHWHIFTQFRPTPDAGARWSHQIAEGSPLNWEICDDVLAPQGEEIKVRAGSVVQAGVTTLLYYTSVSPVGDQVHVASIEDLEATTEFVSDEGSAVDQNVQHRGVVLDDRDGFYNFRSPSVRAAFLEGDEQSGWLMLAVSGSMDAPELVLLDSEDGLDWKVRGPLTLAGNTGLEGERLVAPRLIRLKDQVDGQLYDVLVLTIERQGIDISGYLVGKLERTTFEAFSPFQRIDFGHDFTRPRITSVPSAVGERMGERYNSTTLFGFMNGRGRNDHPQRHRTYIEDGWANCLALPREATLQNRRLYQTPPAGLWEAVELSDRAALWTAVLDVPTGESVSVELVDSQGDVAAVITHRGDHLALDRSMNKIHQGDPVAEAELHEDDTDAITIVVDGPTVEVFADGGQVAMASRVFFEGVCSQFRVRSTERSEVQRTHELRPKFA
- a CDS encoding Mrp/NBP35 family ATP-binding protein, whose protein sequence is MSTSLSEADIRAALATVEDPEIGKPLTELGMVKSIEIDGDHVHAVIYLTIAGCPMKSTLVNDSREAIAAVEGVGSVEVTTDVMSDEQRKQLRQQLRGGVDEPVIPFAQPDSTTRVFAVASGKGGVGKSSMTVNLAAALAAKGLSVGVLDADIYGHSVPGMLGSEDRPHAVDDMIMPPQAHGVKLISIAHFVEGNAPVVWRGPMLHRAIQQFLGDVFWGELDILLLDLPPGTGDIAISVAQLVPNAELLVVTTPQAAAAEVAERAGSISMQTQQKVAGVIENMAAMVMPDGSLMEVFGSGGGQMLSERLQRLTGTEVPLLGSVPLDPQLREGGDSGTPIVLSQPDSPTAQAIQAIADSLQVRKESLAGKSLNLGVSRK
- the sigE gene encoding RNA polymerase sigma factor SigE yields the protein MRATRNDSAAIIDSWDVEHNEAETLSGTAAFDAGEGAMPTWAELVAEHADSVYRLAFRLSGNQQDAEDLTQETFMRVFRSLKNYQPGTFEGWLHRITTNLFLDMVRHRARIRMEALPEDYERVPGTEMTPEQAFSVANLDPVLQQALDELGPDFRVAVVLCDVVGLSYEEIAATLGVKMGTVRSRIHRGRSQLRASLERAAEENEEAQLLIPAS
- a CDS encoding anti-sigma factor family protein gives rise to the protein MAFLEHTPNSKRFSSTDHPSPEAVAAFVDEELSSVAKHRVHVHLVHCQECRAEVERQRLASQRLRSCKQDNVQAPARLLDRLQSIATSCPEGPGAEELIQERLSLRAKFEHASKKLKYLRQEHRDH
- the tatB gene encoding Sec-independent protein translocase subunit TatB — translated: MFSNIGWGEILFLLVLGLIIVGPERLPGLIEDVKAAIYAARKAINNAKAELNGEFGQEFQELQKPIGQITKLRSMGPKGAIARVLFDEDESFMDSFDPKKIMSEPTVGQAYRQQQHNNQAANEQAAPAPQQQQQQQSQPQEQSPQPPVQKPTFSWDDIT
- the glgA gene encoding glycogen synthase, which gives rise to MKVAMLTKEYPPEIYGGAGVHVTELTRYMRKLAHVDVHCMGGPRDEQDVYVYGVDEALKDANPAVKTLSTGLRMAEGLGDAEVAHSHTWYAGLGGHVGGLLHGIPHVATAHSLEPDRPWKREQLGGGYDISSWSEKNTMEYADAVIAVSAKMKEAILKAYPRIDEDRVKVVLNGIDTQLWQPRPTFDDAEDSVLRELGVRQDQPIVSFVGRITRQKGVEHLVKAARHFDEGVQLVLCAGAPDTPEIAKRTSELVHQLQAERDGIVWVQEMLPKEKIQEILTASDAFVCPSIYEPLGIVNLEAMACATAVVASDVGGIPEVVADGKTGTLVHYDAEDATTFERDLAQAVNAMVADRKRAEAFGIAGRERAVDTFSWANIAEQTIEVYKSVM
- a CDS encoding magnesium transporter MgtE N-terminal domain-containing protein, yielding MSEVTRVYAGRLAGMVVRGPDTDAIGRVRDVIVNVRPVGQVSRVMGLVVEMMNKRRIFLPMLRIAAIEPQEITLVSGSVSLRAFKARTGEMSVLSDIIGSRVHVDDPELDQLHGKAVEVADVELERTRSRDWVIARVAGISNRPKFGRRPELHTIPWNYVHGIAPAGTEAEYATAEMISDFKEMRPADVASTLYELPERQRLQVAGELDDELLADVLQELSEERQAELLETLDIERAADVLEEMDPDDAADLLGELPDDKADVLLELMDPEESAPVRRLMSFSPDTVGALMTPEPLILPPQTTVAEALAHARNPDLPSSLASMVFVVRPPTATPTGKYLGCVHLQKLLREPPSELISGILDPDLPPLYADDSQETAARYFATYNLVCGPVIDEDDHLLGAVAVDDLIDHLLPENWRDAGIRPETSTNAIKEV
- the glgC gene encoding glucose-1-phosphate adenylyltransferase gives rise to the protein MGNVKSQPNVLAIVLAGGEGKRLFPLTEDRAKPAVPFGGVYRLIDFVLSNMVNAGYMKICVLTQYKSHSLDRHISQSWQFTGPTSQYIASVPAQQRLGKRWYQGSADAILQSLNLIYDEKPDYVIVFGADHVYRMDPSQMVEDHIASGKSVTVAGIRVPRSEASAFGCIQANDDNNITEFLEKPADPPGTPDDPEMTYASMGNYVFSTDALIKALKDDESNPDSTHDMGGDIIPYFVEKGEANVYDFNKNVVPGSTERDRAYWRDVGTIDAFYEAHMDLISVHPIFNLYNRKWPIRSTDTDELPPAKFIQGGIAQSSMVGQGSIISAATVRNSVLSTDVVVEEGATVEGSVLMPGVRIGKGAVVRHAILDKNVVISDGTLIGVEPERDAQRFAVSPGGVVVVGKNQVVEHQ
- the budA gene encoding acetolactate decarboxylase, with product MSDNHPLRISRHTIFQSSLMTALLDGIYDGELSIGELLGHGNFGIGTFNALDGEMMIIDGVCYQLRGDGSAQTATLDQLSPFAIATNFVPRLRLDAPRNLRRSELSEFITSHLPSENFMYAVRISGHFQEVKVRTVSKQQRPYRPMTEATMDDKELEFHDVHGIVGGFRTPVYEKGIGVPGCHVHFVDDARSKGGHVLDFTLSEGTIEVCPGTDLELRLPLTQEFSEASLAPEDLDQQIHDTEVKS